One Nocardioides aromaticivorans genomic window carries:
- a CDS encoding 4-hydroxybenzoate 3-monooxygenase encodes MNRTTTEVAIVGAGPAGLMLAHLLQRAGIDSVAIDIRTREEIENTHRAGILEQDSVRLLVDSGVSDRVHRDGYRHDGIELAFGGAGHRIDFQGLVGASTQLYPQTDVFIDLADARVRDGGDVRFGVRDVSVADLTTDRPVMRFTDAEGVAHEVAAKVLVGSDGSRSICRHEFPEALRRQFFREYPFAWFGILCEAPPSSEELIYSHSDRGFALISQRTESLQRMYFQCDPREDVADWSDDRIWEELQSRVGANGYVLKEGAITSRTVLPFRSFVQEPLRHGNLVLAGDAAHTVPPTGAKGLNLALADVRVLAEELERHLRSGAADALDSYAERALQRVWRAQHFSYWMTTLLHRLPDASDFDVRRQVGELTSIVSSTAGSTYLAEGYTGWPS; translated from the coding sequence GTGAACCGCACGACCACCGAGGTCGCCATCGTCGGCGCCGGCCCCGCCGGCCTGATGCTCGCGCACCTGCTCCAGCGGGCCGGGATCGACTCGGTCGCGATCGACATCCGCACCCGCGAGGAGATCGAGAACACCCACCGCGCCGGGATCCTGGAGCAGGACAGCGTCCGGCTGCTCGTCGATTCGGGCGTCTCCGACCGCGTGCACCGCGACGGCTACCGCCACGACGGGATCGAGCTCGCCTTCGGCGGCGCCGGGCACCGGATCGACTTCCAGGGACTGGTGGGCGCGAGCACCCAGCTCTACCCGCAGACCGACGTCTTCATCGACCTCGCCGACGCCCGGGTCAGGGACGGGGGAGACGTCCGCTTCGGCGTACGCGACGTCTCGGTCGCCGACCTCACCACCGACCGCCCGGTGATGAGGTTCACCGATGCGGAGGGCGTCGCGCACGAGGTCGCGGCGAAGGTCCTCGTCGGCTCGGACGGCTCGCGCAGCATCTGCCGCCATGAGTTCCCGGAGGCGCTGCGCCGGCAGTTCTTCCGCGAGTACCCCTTCGCCTGGTTCGGCATCCTCTGCGAGGCCCCGCCCAGCAGCGAGGAGCTGATCTACAGCCACTCCGACCGCGGGTTCGCGCTGATCAGCCAGCGCACCGAGTCGCTGCAGCGGATGTACTTCCAGTGCGACCCCCGCGAGGACGTCGCCGACTGGTCCGACGACCGGATCTGGGAGGAGCTGCAGTCCCGCGTCGGCGCGAACGGCTACGTGCTCAAGGAGGGCGCGATCACCTCGAGGACGGTGCTGCCCTTCCGCAGCTTCGTCCAGGAGCCGCTGCGCCACGGCAACCTCGTGCTCGCCGGCGACGCCGCGCACACCGTCCCGCCGACCGGCGCCAAGGGCCTCAACCTGGCGCTCGCCGACGTCCGGGTGCTGGCCGAGGAGCTCGAGCGCCACCTGCGCTCCGGCGCCGCGGACGCGCTGGACTCCTACGCCGAGCGGGCGCTGCAGCGGGTGTGGCGGGCCCAGCACTTCTCGTACTGGATGACCACGCTGCTGCACCGCCTGCCCGACGCCAGCGACTTCGACGTACGACGCCAGGTCGGCGAGCTCACGTCGATCGTCTCGTCCACGGCCGGCTCGACGTACCTCGCGGAGGGCTACACCGGCTGGCCGTCCTGA
- a CDS encoding IclR family transcriptional regulator yields MAGNTSVPGATVVSRALALLFAFDDAHRRLTLSELARRADLPVPTAHRLVGELVAGGALVRRPTGEYVVARRLWQTGLLAPVETGLREIAAPFMNDLHAATRATVHLAVREGTEVLYLERLSGRASVPVVSTVGSRLPLHATGVGKVLLAHAPEDVVEAALARLARVTPYTITQPGRMREQLERIRHDGYATTVEEMTLGACSVAVPISAGDRVIGALGIVVPSLKRDRTRLVAALQVAAQGIGRSVG; encoded by the coding sequence ATGGCCGGCAACACCTCCGTCCCCGGCGCGACCGTCGTCTCCCGGGCGCTCGCGCTGCTCTTCGCGTTCGACGACGCGCACCGCCGGCTCACCCTCTCCGAGCTCGCCCGGCGCGCCGACCTGCCCGTCCCCACCGCGCACCGCCTGGTCGGCGAGCTGGTGGCCGGCGGCGCGCTGGTGCGCCGCCCCACCGGCGAGTACGTCGTCGCGCGACGCCTGTGGCAGACGGGCCTGCTCGCCCCCGTCGAGACGGGGCTGCGCGAGATCGCGGCGCCGTTCATGAACGACCTGCACGCCGCCACCCGCGCTACGGTGCACCTCGCCGTCCGCGAGGGGACCGAGGTGCTCTACCTGGAGCGGTTGTCCGGTCGCGCGTCGGTGCCCGTCGTGAGCACCGTCGGCTCCCGGCTCCCCCTCCACGCGACCGGTGTCGGGAAGGTGCTCCTGGCCCACGCACCGGAGGACGTCGTCGAGGCCGCCCTCGCGCGGCTGGCCCGCGTGACGCCGTACACGATCACGCAGCCGGGGCGGATGCGTGAGCAGCTGGAGCGGATCCGCCACGACGGCTACGCGACCACCGTCGAGGAGATGACGCTGGGCGCCTGCTCCGTCGCGGTGCCGATCAGCGCAGGCGACCGGGTCATCGGAGCCCTCGGCATCGTGGTGCCCTCGCTCAAGCGCGACCGCACCCGCCTCGTCGCCGCGCTCCAGGTCGCCGCGCAGGGCATCGGCCGCTCGGTCGGCTGA
- the pcaH gene encoding protocatechuate 3,4-dioxygenase subunit beta translates to MLTTTSTSTAPALVPQEQVTAEITEAHAATPPGAAQPRIDFPPYRSSVLRHPTKDLRHADPEGIELVAPVFGHSDVDPVEADLTIQHGGDPIGERMVVTGRVLDGDGRPVRHQLVEIWQANAGGRYIHKRDQHPAAIDPNFTGVGRCLTDADGNYRFTTIKPGPYPWRNHHNAWRPAHIHFSLFGTEFTQRLVTQMYFPGDPLFALDPIYQSITEQSARDRLVATYDHDVTTHEWATGYRWDIVLTGTHATPLEATFDDQDGEDHR, encoded by the coding sequence GTGCTCACCACCACGTCCACCAGCACCGCCCCGGCCCTCGTGCCGCAGGAGCAGGTCACGGCCGAGATCACCGAGGCCCACGCCGCGACGCCGCCGGGTGCCGCGCAGCCGCGGATCGACTTCCCGCCGTACCGCAGCTCGGTCCTGCGCCATCCCACCAAGGACCTGCGCCACGCCGACCCGGAGGGCATCGAGCTGGTCGCGCCGGTCTTCGGCCACTCCGACGTCGACCCCGTCGAGGCGGACCTCACGATCCAGCACGGCGGCGACCCGATCGGCGAGCGGATGGTCGTGACCGGGCGCGTGCTCGACGGCGACGGGCGGCCGGTGCGCCACCAGCTCGTGGAGATCTGGCAGGCCAACGCGGGCGGGCGCTACATCCACAAGCGCGACCAGCACCCTGCTGCGATCGACCCGAACTTCACCGGCGTCGGCCGCTGCCTGACCGACGCCGACGGGAACTACCGGTTCACGACGATCAAGCCCGGCCCGTACCCGTGGCGCAACCACCACAACGCCTGGCGGCCCGCGCACATCCACTTCTCGCTGTTCGGCACGGAGTTCACGCAGCGGCTGGTGACGCAGATGTACTTCCCGGGCGACCCGCTCTTCGCGCTCGACCCGATCTACCAGTCGATCACCGAGCAGTCCGCGCGCGACCGGCTCGTCGCGACCTACGACCACGACGTCACCACGCACGAGTGGGCGACCGGCTACCGCTGGGACATCGTCCTCACCGGCACGCACGCGACCCCGCTCGAGGCCACCTTCGACGACCAGGACGGGGAGGACCACCGATGA
- a CDS encoding alpha/beta fold hydrolase: MPELALTQLAGDDDAPRVLVVGPSLGTGAADLWQSCAASLPADLQVVGWDLPGHGASRPTAAAFTIDDLASAVRDGASRVAAGRPAAYAGVSLGGAVGFALAADPGPFGAVVTLASARVIGTPEGWHDRAAFVRKAGTSAMVAGSSERWFAPGFLDRSPSAGGALLMALREVDDESYALACEALARYDARDRASVVPLLVAGGSADTVVTPDQVDVVLDGVGHLPPIEDPAATAALVLSHLEENL, translated from the coding sequence ATGCCTGAGCTCGCCCTCACCCAGCTCGCCGGCGACGACGACGCTCCCCGCGTGCTCGTCGTCGGACCGTCGCTCGGCACCGGTGCCGCCGACCTCTGGCAGTCCTGCGCGGCGTCGCTGCCGGCTGACCTCCAGGTCGTCGGCTGGGACCTGCCCGGCCACGGTGCCTCCCGCCCGACGGCGGCGGCCTTCACGATCGACGACCTCGCCTCCGCCGTGCGCGACGGCGCCTCCCGGGTGGCCGCCGGCCGCCCGGCCGCCTACGCCGGGGTGTCGCTCGGCGGCGCCGTCGGCTTCGCCCTCGCGGCCGACCCGGGCCCGTTCGGCGCCGTCGTCACCCTCGCCTCCGCACGCGTCATCGGTACGCCGGAAGGCTGGCACGACCGGGCCGCCTTCGTCCGCAAGGCCGGCACCTCCGCCATGGTGGCCGGCTCCTCGGAGCGCTGGTTCGCGCCCGGCTTCCTCGACCGCTCGCCGTCCGCCGGCGGTGCGCTGCTGATGGCGCTGCGCGAGGTCGACGACGAGTCCTACGCGCTCGCCTGCGAGGCGCTGGCCCGGTACGACGCCCGCGACCGCGCATCCGTCGTACCCCTGCTCGTGGCGGGTGGGTCCGCCGACACCGTGGTCACGCCCGACCAGGTCGACGTCGTGCTCGACGGCGTCGGCCACCTGCCCCCGATCGAGGACCCGGCCGCGACGGCCGCGCTGGTCCTGAGCCACCTCGAGGAGAACCTGTGA
- the pcaC gene encoding 4-carboxymuconolactone decarboxylase: MSDPYVDPHDAGMRVRREVLGDAHVDRAEAAKTAFTEDFQALITRFAWGSVWTRPGLDRRSRSVAVLTAMIALGHWDEFAMHVRAARTNGLTDDEIAEVILQAGIYCGVPAANHAFAVAKQVLEGLDSTGEQQ, translated from the coding sequence GTGAGCGACCCCTACGTCGACCCCCACGACGCCGGCATGCGGGTGCGCCGCGAGGTGCTCGGCGACGCGCACGTCGACCGCGCCGAGGCGGCGAAGACCGCCTTCACCGAGGACTTCCAGGCGCTCATCACCCGCTTCGCGTGGGGGAGTGTGTGGACCCGTCCCGGCCTCGACCGCCGGTCGCGCTCGGTCGCCGTACTGACCGCGATGATCGCGCTCGGCCACTGGGACGAGTTCGCGATGCACGTGCGGGCCGCCCGCACCAACGGGCTCACCGACGACGAGATCGCCGAGGTGATCCTGCAGGCCGGCATCTACTGCGGCGTCCCGGCCGCCAACCACGCCTTCGCCGTCGCGAAGCAGGTCCTCGAAGGACTCGACAGCACAGGGGAGCAGCAGTGA
- a CDS encoding carboxymuconolactone decarboxylase family protein, with protein MTDHTSPHGKPLLDELSPLHRQLRRAIPDVYSGFGALSHAAFADGALDKRTKELIALAIGVVEGCDGCIASHAQAAARAGATKQEAAEAIGVTFLMHGGPATIHGARAYDAFCSFADALAETEEA; from the coding sequence ATGACCGACCACACCTCGCCCCACGGCAAGCCACTGCTCGACGAGCTCTCGCCCCTGCACCGCCAGCTGCGCCGGGCCATCCCCGACGTCTACTCCGGCTTCGGCGCACTCTCCCATGCGGCCTTCGCCGACGGCGCCCTCGACAAGCGCACCAAGGAGCTGATCGCCCTCGCCATCGGCGTCGTCGAGGGCTGCGACGGCTGCATCGCCTCCCACGCGCAGGCAGCGGCCCGCGCGGGTGCGACCAAGCAGGAGGCCGCCGAGGCCATCGGCGTCACCTTCCTGATGCACGGCGGACCCGCGACCATCCACGGCGCCCGTGCGTACGACGCCTTCTGCTCCTTCGCCGACGCGCTGGCCGAGACCGAGGAGGCCTGA
- the pcaG gene encoding protocatechuate 3,4-dioxygenase subunit alpha, with protein sequence MTATLEPTPGQTVGPFFHYALPYDGGAHLVPPGTPGAVRLHGTVYDGAGVPVPDALLEIRQADAAGATPRVEGSLARDGRFTGWGRAATDAGGRYAFTTVAPGGVRGGAAFFAVTVFARGLLDRLFTRAYLPGESDAFLAGLAPEDAATLQVVRDEAGDLRFDVHLQGERETVFLAYPRHRA encoded by the coding sequence ATGACCGCCACGCTGGAGCCGACGCCCGGCCAGACCGTCGGCCCGTTCTTCCACTACGCCCTGCCGTACGACGGCGGCGCGCACCTGGTCCCGCCCGGCACGCCGGGCGCGGTCCGCCTCCACGGCACCGTGTACGACGGCGCCGGGGTCCCGGTCCCCGACGCGCTCCTCGAGATCCGCCAGGCCGACGCCGCCGGCGCGACCCCGCGGGTCGAGGGCTCCCTCGCCCGCGACGGCCGGTTCACCGGCTGGGGGCGGGCGGCGACCGACGCCGGCGGGCGGTACGCCTTCACGACGGTCGCACCCGGGGGAGTGCGGGGCGGTGCCGCCTTCTTCGCGGTCACCGTCTTCGCCCGCGGCCTGCTCGACCGGCTCTTCACGCGCGCCTACCTGCCGGGGGAGAGCGACGCCTTCCTCGCCGGGCTCGCCCCGGAGGACGCCGCCACGCTGCAGGTGGTCCGCGACGAGGCCGGCGACCTGCGCTTCGACGTCCACCTGCAGGGCGAGCGCGAGACGGTCTTCCTCGCCTACCCGCGGCACCGGGCCTGA
- a CDS encoding lyase family protein, protein MAGVLRPGSHRATDVADDGAVVAAMLCVEVAWAKALVATGVATEAEAAKVAEAAAGLDVDLDALAVAAEAAGNPVVPLVGLLREAAGDAAGAVHRGLTSQDVLDSALVLLARDAVVRLRSHLVATGDALASLARTHRDDVAVARTLTQWAVPTTFGLRAAQWLAGVDDAVARLDALSFPVQYGGAAGTRALLAELAGPGADAAAPALAAALGLADALPWHTRRGAVTAIADALVAATDALGVLAADVLLLGRPEVAEVRESLAEGRGGSSTMPHKQNPVLSVLVNAAAQQAPGLAAQLHLAAAGAVDERPDGAWHAEWPAFARLLELAVTAGSQAAELVAGLQVDTSAMAARVAVATDAGALDARGATGEAGRLVDLAVARWEGRHA, encoded by the coding sequence ATGGCCGGCGTGCTGCGCCCCGGCTCCCACCGGGCCACCGACGTCGCCGACGACGGGGCCGTCGTGGCGGCGATGCTGTGCGTCGAGGTCGCGTGGGCGAAGGCGCTCGTCGCGACCGGCGTCGCGACCGAGGCCGAGGCGGCGAAGGTCGCGGAGGCCGCGGCCGGGCTGGACGTCGACCTCGACGCGCTGGCGGTCGCCGCGGAGGCCGCGGGCAACCCGGTGGTGCCGCTGGTCGGCCTGCTGCGCGAGGCCGCCGGCGACGCGGCCGGTGCCGTGCATCGCGGCCTGACCAGCCAGGACGTCCTCGACAGTGCGCTCGTGCTGCTGGCGCGCGACGCCGTCGTACGGCTGCGGTCGCACCTGGTCGCGACCGGCGACGCGCTCGCGTCGCTCGCCCGGACCCACCGTGACGACGTCGCCGTCGCACGCACCCTCACGCAGTGGGCGGTGCCGACGACCTTCGGCCTCCGGGCCGCGCAGTGGCTGGCCGGCGTCGACGACGCGGTCGCCCGCCTCGACGCGCTCTCCTTCCCGGTCCAGTACGGCGGCGCCGCGGGTACCCGCGCGCTGCTCGCCGAGCTCGCCGGACCCGGCGCGGACGCCGCGGCCCCGGCCCTCGCGGCCGCGCTCGGCCTGGCCGACGCGCTGCCCTGGCACACCCGCCGGGGAGCCGTGACGGCGATCGCCGATGCGCTGGTCGCCGCGACCGACGCGCTCGGTGTGCTCGCCGCCGACGTCCTCCTGCTCGGACGGCCCGAGGTCGCCGAGGTCCGCGAGAGCCTGGCCGAGGGGCGCGGTGGCTCGTCCACGATGCCGCACAAGCAGAACCCCGTCCTGTCCGTGCTCGTCAACGCCGCCGCCCAGCAGGCGCCGGGCCTCGCCGCCCAGCTCCACCTCGCCGCGGCCGGCGCCGTGGACGAGCGGCCGGACGGCGCCTGGCACGCCGAGTGGCCGGCGTTCGCGCGACTGCTCGAGCTCGCCGTCACCGCCGGCAGCCAGGCCGCCGAGCTGGTCGCCGGCCTGCAGGTCGACACCTCAGCCATGGCGGCGCGCGTCGCCGTCGCGACGGACGCCGGTGCCCTCGACGCCCGGGGCGCGACCGGCGAGGCCGGCCGGCTCGTCGACCTCGCGGTCGCGCGGTGGGAGGGCCGTCATGCCTGA
- a CDS encoding YgaP family membrane protein, translated as MNVDRLVLALAGSLVLLSAALAALVSPWWLLLTAFVGVNLLQSSLTGFCPAAVVLRRLGVPAGCAFPSRRQDGQPV; from the coding sequence ATGAACGTCGACCGCTTGGTGCTCGCGCTCGCGGGCTCGCTGGTGCTGCTCAGCGCGGCGCTCGCCGCCCTGGTCTCCCCGTGGTGGCTGCTGCTGACGGCCTTCGTCGGCGTGAACCTCCTCCAGTCGAGTCTCACCGGCTTCTGCCCGGCGGCGGTCGTGCTGCGACGGCTCGGGGTGCCCGCAGGCTGCGCGTTCCCGTCCCGACGTCAGGACGGCCAGCCGGTGTAG